In the Pseudomonas sp. ADAK2 genome, one interval contains:
- a CDS encoding vWA domain-containing protein gives MSAFWPYWFRPWWLLLLPLLGWLLWQLWHRQKRAGRWQMILPPAFHAALLSGGNGRDSKLPWVVLGLAWVLTIGALLGPSWERVEQTSQKPADPLVVVLELTPEMLATDSPPTRLEQARRKLFDLLQSRSDAQTAIVVYAGSAHTLVPLSDDLSTSRNLLDALKPSLMPETGHRADLAVAKALALLDQGALGQGRILLIGSSLSEQERFGIERALNGKSTEFLMLGVGTPEGAPVAQEDGSFLKDDQGAILVPHLDNPGLKAFTSDLGGRYHAARLDDADLGALGLLDGPRNLRTDGQTLRLDTWADQGYWLLLPLLLLASFAGRRGWLFCLPLLFMLPQPSYAFDFEDLWLRPDQRGLHLLSQERPAEAAQHFADPQWQGVALYEAGDYSGAAQRFAQGNDARAHYNRGNALAKGGELEAALDAYEQALERQPDLRPALTNKALVESLIKQKATPPAAEPDKSEGDEPGTASDSPAPGAATQPSSSGEAKTDAQPNAPGSEEPPTTPPQPGANEVPGSELEDEQSTTPPRRPANDSLEGEQAQALEQWLRKIPDDPGELLRRKFWYEQQQHQDQGKTR, from the coding sequence ATGAGCGCGTTCTGGCCTTACTGGTTCCGGCCCTGGTGGCTGCTGCTATTGCCGTTGCTCGGCTGGCTGCTCTGGCAACTGTGGCACCGGCAGAAACGTGCCGGGCGCTGGCAGATGATTCTGCCGCCAGCCTTCCACGCCGCGCTGCTCAGCGGTGGCAACGGTCGCGACAGCAAATTGCCGTGGGTGGTCTTGGGCCTGGCCTGGGTGCTGACCATCGGCGCGCTGCTCGGGCCCAGTTGGGAACGGGTGGAACAGACCAGTCAGAAACCCGCCGATCCATTGGTGGTGGTGCTGGAACTGACCCCGGAAATGCTCGCCACCGACAGCCCGCCGACCCGCCTGGAACAAGCCCGGCGCAAGCTGTTCGACTTGCTGCAAAGCCGCAGCGATGCGCAGACCGCGATCGTCGTCTACGCCGGCAGCGCTCACACGCTGGTGCCGCTGTCGGATGACCTGTCCACCAGCCGCAATCTGCTGGATGCGCTCAAGCCTTCGTTGATGCCCGAGACGGGTCATCGCGCCGATCTCGCGGTGGCCAAGGCCTTGGCGCTGCTGGATCAGGGCGCACTTGGCCAGGGGCGGATCCTGCTGATCGGCTCGTCCCTGAGCGAACAGGAACGCTTCGGCATTGAACGGGCGCTGAACGGCAAGTCCACGGAATTCCTGATGCTCGGCGTCGGCACGCCCGAAGGCGCACCCGTCGCGCAAGAGGACGGCAGTTTCCTCAAGGATGACCAGGGCGCGATTCTCGTTCCGCACCTGGACAATCCGGGTTTGAAAGCCTTCACCAGTGATTTGGGTGGCCGTTACCACGCGGCGCGGCTGGACGATGCCGACCTCGGCGCCCTCGGCTTGCTCGATGGTCCGCGCAACCTGCGCACCGATGGCCAGACCCTGCGCCTCGATACCTGGGCCGATCAGGGTTACTGGCTGTTGCTGCCCCTCCTGCTGCTCGCCTCTTTCGCCGGGCGCCGGGGTTGGTTGTTCTGTCTGCCGCTGCTGTTTATGTTGCCGCAGCCGAGCTACGCCTTCGACTTTGAAGACTTGTGGTTGCGCCCCGATCAACGCGGCCTGCATTTGCTCAGTCAGGAACGTCCGGCCGAGGCCGCGCAACATTTCGCAGACCCGCAATGGCAAGGCGTGGCGTTGTATGAGGCTGGCGACTACAGCGGCGCCGCCCAGCGCTTCGCCCAAGGCAACGACGCCCGAGCGCACTACAATCGGGGGAATGCCCTGGCCAAGGGCGGTGAACTGGAAGCGGCACTGGATGCCTACGAGCAGGCCCTGGAACGCCAACCGGATTTGCGTCCGGCGCTGACCAACAAGGCGCTGGTGGAAAGCCTGATCAAACAGAAAGCCACACCACCGGCGGCGGAACCGGACAAATCCGAAGGCGACGAACCCGGGACCGCCAGTGATAGCCCGGCACCCGGCGCCGCCACCCAGCCGTCGAGCAGCGGCGAAGCGAAAACCGATGCCCAGCCTAACGCGCCGGGCAGCGAAGAGCCGCCCACTACGCCGCCGCAACCGGGGGCCAATGAGGTGCCGGGCAGCGAACTGGAAGACGAGCAAAGCACCACGCCCCCGCGACGCCCGGCCAATGACAGCCTTGAAGGCGAACAGGCCCAGGCGCTGGAGCAATGGCTGCGCAAGATCCCGGATGACCCGGGCGAATTGCTGCGGCGCAAATTCTGGTACGAACAGCAACAACATCAGGATCAGGGAAAAACTCGATGA
- a CDS encoding glutathione S-transferase — protein sequence MTTLYSFRRCPYAMRARMALRYSGVEVQIVEVSLKAKPAEMLALSSKGTVPVLEVEGRVIDESLDIMRWALAQNDPQDWLLKEDPAGQPLIAELIEENDQVFKVHLNRYKYAERYPEQPMEHYRAEGEVFLRRLDELLKGRDYLLAGHISWADVALMPFVRQFAHVDREWFAQTPYVRLQAWLQRFLDSDLFTSIMKK from the coding sequence ATGACCACGCTGTATTCCTTCCGCCGCTGCCCCTACGCCATGCGTGCCCGCATGGCCCTGCGTTATTCAGGGGTTGAGGTGCAGATTGTCGAAGTCAGCCTCAAGGCCAAACCTGCCGAAATGCTCGCGCTATCGAGCAAGGGCACGGTGCCGGTGCTGGAGGTTGAGGGTCGGGTGATTGATGAAAGCCTGGACATCATGCGCTGGGCGTTGGCGCAGAACGATCCGCAGGATTGGTTGCTCAAGGAAGATCCTGCCGGGCAGCCGCTTATTGCTGAACTGATCGAAGAAAACGATCAGGTGTTCAAGGTGCATTTGAATCGCTACAAATATGCCGAGCGCTATCCCGAACAGCCGATGGAACATTATCGGGCTGAAGGTGAGGTGTTTTTGCGCAGGCTGGATGAGTTGTTGAAGGGGCGTGATTACTTGCTCGCCGGGCACATTAGTTGGGCGGACGTGGCACTGATGCCGTTTGTACGGCAATTCGCGCATGTTGATCGGGAATGGTTTGCGCAGACGCCGTATGTTCGGTTGCAGGCATGGCTGCAGCGCTTCCTCGATTCGGACCTGTTCACATCCATCATGAAGAAATAA
- a CDS encoding DUF4381 domain-containing protein produces the protein MNSIEQLQPLMTPPPIGFWPPAPGWWLLLLLLPLIGFGLWQLRRFIPNKRPIVRADQPLDPVRVAALAELARMPKPYDGAPAGAWLQQLNGLLKRLCRNHYPYSQSHTLNGRKWLAFLDNRCPAAGLTRWMVLVEGAYKPECKLDDKAIAGLTQAVDTWIRKHV, from the coding sequence ATGAACAGCATTGAGCAACTGCAACCGCTGATGACCCCGCCGCCGATCGGCTTCTGGCCACCGGCACCGGGCTGGTGGCTGTTGCTTCTATTACTGCCGCTGATCGGCTTTGGCCTGTGGCAGTTGCGCCGCTTCATTCCGAACAAACGCCCCATCGTCCGGGCGGACCAACCGCTGGACCCGGTGCGTGTCGCCGCCCTCGCCGAACTGGCGCGGATGCCCAAGCCCTACGACGGCGCGCCGGCCGGTGCCTGGTTGCAGCAACTCAACGGCTTGCTCAAACGCTTGTGCCGCAACCATTACCCCTACAGCCAGAGCCACACCCTCAACGGCCGCAAATGGCTGGCCTTCCTCGACAACCGCTGCCCGGCCGCGGGTTTGACGCGTTGGATGGTACTGGTCGAAGGCGCGTACAAGCCCGAATGCAAACTCGACGACAAGGCCATCGCCGGCCTGACACAAGCCGTCGACACCTGGATTCGCAAACATGTTTGA
- a CDS encoding exonuclease SbcCD subunit D C-terminal domain-containing protein, producing the protein MRLFHTSDWHLGQNLHGQDRDFEHGCFLEWLLRQLKLDQPDVLLIAGDIFDTVNPPVKAQERLYDFIVSAHEQQPLLTIVMIAGNHDSGSRIELPAPLMRRLRTHALGRVLWLDDGQLDAERLLLPLPDAKGEIAGWCLALPFLRPAEVTGAHLGDNYLRGIGQVHEWLIEAANAKRTPGQALIAISHAHMAGGSVSEDSERSLIIGNAEALPASLFGPSISYVALGHLHKPQKVNGEERIRYSGSPIPLSFSEINYKHQILDVILDGETLVSVEPKLIPRAVDLQRIGPAPLAEILLQLADLPNIDLLADLQRQPWLEVRVRLDEPQPDLRYQVETALQGKAVRLVRIAAEYAGNGSHDGADDGATLIELDQLSPQELFSRAWQDNYGSEVDEQTLKDFAELLQDVQMESEQP; encoded by the coding sequence TTGCGTCTGTTCCACACCTCCGACTGGCACCTTGGGCAGAACCTGCACGGCCAGGACCGCGATTTCGAGCACGGTTGTTTTCTTGAGTGGCTGTTGCGCCAGCTGAAGCTGGACCAGCCCGACGTGCTGCTGATCGCTGGCGATATCTTTGACACGGTCAACCCGCCGGTCAAAGCCCAGGAACGCCTCTACGATTTCATCGTCAGCGCCCACGAGCAGCAGCCGTTGCTGACCATCGTGATGATCGCCGGCAACCATGACTCCGGCTCACGGATTGAATTGCCCGCGCCTTTGATGCGGCGCCTGCGCACTCACGCGTTGGGCCGGGTGCTGTGGCTGGATGACGGGCAACTCGACGCCGAACGCCTGCTGTTGCCGCTGCCCGACGCCAAAGGCGAGATTGCCGGTTGGTGCCTGGCGCTGCCGTTCCTGCGTCCTGCCGAAGTCACGGGTGCACATCTGGGCGACAACTACTTGCGCGGCATCGGTCAGGTCCACGAATGGCTGATCGAAGCGGCGAATGCCAAGCGCACGCCGGGCCAGGCGTTGATCGCCATCAGTCACGCGCACATGGCCGGCGGGTCGGTGTCGGAAGACTCCGAGCGCAGCCTGATCATCGGCAACGCCGAAGCCCTGCCCGCCAGCCTGTTCGGGCCGAGCATCAGCTATGTGGCCCTTGGGCACTTGCACAAGCCGCAGAAGGTCAACGGGGAGGAACGCATTCGCTACAGCGGCTCGCCGATTCCGCTGTCGTTTTCGGAGATCAACTATAAGCATCAGATTCTCGACGTGATACTCGACGGCGAAACCCTGGTCAGCGTCGAACCGAAACTGATTCCCCGCGCCGTCGATCTGCAACGCATCGGCCCTGCACCGCTGGCGGAGATTCTGCTGCAACTGGCGGACTTGCCGAACATCGATCTGCTGGCCGATCTCCAGCGCCAACCATGGCTGGAAGTCCGGGTGCGCCTCGATGAGCCGCAACCGGATCTGCGTTACCAAGTGGAAACCGCCCTGCAAGGCAAAGCGGTGCGACTGGTGCGGATCGCCGCCGAATACGCCGGCAATGGCAGTCACGACGGTGCAGACGACGGCGCCACTTTGATCGAGCTGGATCAACTCTCACCCCAGGAACTGTTCAGCCGTGCCTGGCAGGACAACTACGGCAGCGAGGTCGATGAGCAAACCCTCAAGGACTTTGCCGAGCTGTTGCAAGACGTGCAGATGGAGAGCGAACAGCCATGA
- a CDS encoding vWA domain-containing protein, giving the protein MFEFAWPWIFALLPLPWLMRVLLPVADSGEPALKVSFLSDLEGLTRRRARANLPAWRQQAPFILLWLLLLIAAARPQWLGDPLPIAASGRDLLVAVDVSGSMDFPDMQWQDEDVSRLSLVQHLLGDFLESREGDRVGLILFGSQAYVQAPLTFDRRTVRVWLDEARIGIAGKNTAIGDAIGLALKRLRLRPAQSRVLILVTDGANNGGEIDPLTAARLAASEGVKIYPIGIGADPEQSGTLGFLGVNPSLDLDEPALKAIAEATGGQYFRARDGKELEAIKATLDKLEPVTQQPTQARPAQALYHWPLALALLLSMLLVMRERWPDNPLQRLLTRDLLQSQLPDWRQRLKRLRLRRRR; this is encoded by the coding sequence ATGTTTGAGTTCGCCTGGCCATGGATCTTTGCCTTGCTGCCGTTGCCGTGGCTGATGCGCGTGCTGCTGCCGGTGGCCGACAGCGGCGAACCGGCGCTCAAGGTTAGCTTCTTAAGCGATCTCGAAGGCCTGACTCGCCGTCGTGCCCGGGCCAACCTGCCGGCGTGGCGTCAACAGGCACCGTTCATCCTGTTGTGGCTGTTGCTGCTGATCGCCGCCGCGCGCCCGCAATGGCTCGGCGACCCGCTGCCGATTGCCGCCAGTGGTCGCGATTTGCTGGTGGCGGTGGACGTCTCCGGCTCGATGGATTTCCCTGATATGCAATGGCAGGACGAAGACGTCAGCCGCCTGTCGCTGGTGCAGCATTTGCTCGGTGACTTTCTGGAAAGCCGTGAAGGCGACAGGGTCGGCCTGATCCTGTTCGGCAGCCAGGCCTATGTGCAAGCGCCGCTGACCTTCGACCGCCGCACCGTGCGCGTATGGCTGGATGAAGCGCGGATCGGCATCGCCGGCAAGAACACCGCCATTGGCGACGCCATTGGCCTAGCGCTGAAACGCTTGCGCCTGCGTCCTGCGCAAAGCCGCGTGCTGATTCTGGTAACTGACGGCGCCAACAACGGTGGCGAAATCGATCCGCTGACCGCCGCGCGGCTCGCCGCCAGTGAAGGGGTGAAAATCTACCCGATCGGCATCGGCGCCGACCCGGAGCAAAGCGGCACATTGGGCTTCCTCGGCGTCAACCCGAGCCTGGACCTCGACGAGCCGGCGCTGAAAGCCATTGCCGAGGCCACCGGCGGCCAATACTTCCGCGCCCGCGACGGTAAAGAGCTGGAGGCGATCAAGGCTACCCTCGACAAACTCGAACCGGTGACCCAGCAACCGACCCAGGCCCGCCCCGCCCAGGCCTTGTATCACTGGCCTCTGGCGCTGGCGCTGCTGCTGAGCATGTTGCTGGTGATGCGCGAGCGCTGGCCGGATAACCCGTTGCAACGCTTGCTGACCAGGGATCTGTTGCAAAGCCAACTGCCGGACTGGCGTCAACGGCTCAAACGCCTGCGCCTGCGGAGGCGTCGATGA
- a CDS encoding AAA family ATPase: MKILAIRLKNLASLAGPFEIDFTAEPLASAGLFAITGPTGAGKSTLLDALCLALFGAVPRLNNTGRDAKVPDADGEIGTGDPRTLLRRGTGEGYAEVDFVGIDGRRYRARWEANRAREKAGGKLQASRQSLRDIDQDQLLASQKGEYKTQLEAALGLNFEQFTRAVLLAQSEFSAFLKADDNDRSELLEKLTDTALYTRLGRRAYDKTREAREAHKLLQDQATGVTPLSPEARAELDERFNEAQQLLKTQQAQLKQLEEQHTRLKQLRQLQDEQQSATEQLQSAQQHWESLAGERLKLTRLEQLAPQRHQFARKTELTAQLTPLAAQIQQHTQQQLELTERQTQLEQSLTSAHTALTEAQNQHSAGAPLLRQAFEEQSTLARLVREASLSADLKQQAELACTQGQSTIQDLTEQQTQVAQRLQRIAGELEQSIHLAPLSEAWNAYRDRLQQLMLIGNRLNKGHDELAALEQSATRAAEELAAQKQNLEVLYKEAGAEPEAVAEQIQLLSTLLQDNRKQLRAFEELTRLWASQQDLDKRGAELQQRQLAAQQERERLTQDGVKTKAELTVAEQTLTVTRELLERQRLARSESVEELRAQLQDDQPCPVCGSPDHPYHQPEALLQSLGRHDESELTNAQKAVDLLKEKLTDLRAEVGGLIAQQKELLQQQEQLANQQQSLAPSLEAHPLSAQLLNQDAAKRDAWLTQQNSQLNQSITQDEQRQSALLTLQQDAARLAQQLRSAETASHQATQHLSNQQQALSNDRQRLDEELSAFSSLLPADTLKALRNEPAATFMQLDQQIAQRLEQLEQQRDELGEQQQRQQKLEKEQDRQLTRAQQLEAAQQQFTVLAEQQQACQQKLAQLLGQHSSAEQWQQQLDQAVEQARHAEAAANQELQTVRTRLVQLAAELKAQQERSQALDTEDRELSGRIADWRAQHPELDDGGLEALLSVDDHQVSELRQQLQHSEKAIEQAKVLVQERDKRLLAHQAQHNGNLDAEQLASALTELQNLFAASEHRCAELRAEQAEDQRRQNANQALAQQIADAYTEYQRWARLNALIGSATGDTFRKIAQAYNLDLLVHHANVQLRQLVRRYRLKRGGSMLGLLVMDTEMGDELRSVHSLSGGETFLVSLALALGLASMASSTLKIESLFIDEGFGSLDPESLQLAMDALDGLQAQGRKVAVISHVQEMHERIPVQIQVRRQGNGLSTLEVK, encoded by the coding sequence ATGAAGATCCTCGCGATCCGCCTGAAAAACCTCGCCTCCCTGGCCGGGCCATTTGAAATCGACTTCACCGCCGAGCCCCTGGCCAGCGCGGGGCTGTTCGCCATCACCGGACCGACCGGCGCCGGTAAAAGCACCCTGCTCGATGCGTTGTGCCTGGCCCTGTTCGGCGCCGTACCGCGCCTGAACAACACCGGACGCGACGCCAAGGTCCCGGACGCCGACGGCGAAATCGGCACCGGGGACCCGCGCACTCTGCTGCGTCGCGGCACTGGCGAAGGTTATGCCGAAGTGGATTTCGTCGGCATCGACGGCCGGCGCTACCGCGCGCGCTGGGAAGCCAATCGCGCCCGGGAAAAGGCTGGTGGCAAGCTGCAAGCCAGTCGCCAGAGCCTGCGCGATATCGATCAGGATCAATTGCTGGCCAGTCAGAAAGGCGAGTACAAGACCCAGCTCGAAGCCGCGCTGGGCCTGAACTTCGAACAGTTCACCCGCGCCGTGCTGCTAGCCCAGAGCGAGTTCAGCGCGTTCCTCAAGGCCGACGACAACGACCGCAGCGAACTGCTGGAAAAACTCACCGACACCGCGCTCTATACGCGTCTGGGTCGTCGGGCGTACGACAAGACCCGAGAGGCCCGCGAGGCCCACAAGTTGCTGCAGGATCAGGCCACCGGTGTCACGCCGTTGTCCCCCGAAGCGCGCGCCGAACTGGATGAGCGCTTCAACGAGGCCCAGCAGCTACTCAAGACTCAGCAAGCGCAACTCAAGCAGCTCGAAGAGCAACACACCAGGCTCAAACAACTGCGCCAATTGCAGGACGAGCAGCAGAGCGCCACCGAGCAACTGCAATCCGCCCAGCAACATTGGGAAAGCCTGGCCGGTGAACGGCTGAAGCTGACGCGCCTGGAACAACTGGCGCCGCAGCGGCATCAGTTTGCGCGCAAGACTGAACTCACTGCACAGCTCACACCGCTGGCGGCGCAGATTCAGCAACACACGCAACAGCAACTGGAATTGACCGAGCGCCAGACGCAACTGGAACAAAGCCTGACCAGCGCCCACACCGCGTTGACCGAGGCGCAAAACCAGCACAGCGCTGGTGCGCCGCTGTTGCGCCAGGCGTTTGAAGAGCAAAGCACCCTCGCCCGTTTGGTGCGTGAGGCGAGCCTGAGCGCTGATCTCAAGCAACAGGCGGAACTGGCCTGTACTCAGGGTCAAAGCACGATTCAGGATTTGACCGAACAACAAACACAGGTCGCCCAACGTTTACAGCGCATCGCCGGGGAGCTTGAGCAAAGCATCCATCTGGCGCCGCTCAGCGAGGCCTGGAACGCCTACCGTGATCGCCTGCAACAGCTGATGCTGATCGGCAATCGCCTGAACAAGGGCCATGACGAACTGGCCGCTTTGGAACAGAGCGCCACCCGCGCCGCCGAAGAACTGGCCGCGCAAAAGCAGAATCTGGAAGTGCTCTATAAAGAGGCCGGCGCCGAGCCCGAAGCCGTGGCCGAGCAGATCCAACTGCTGAGCACGCTGCTGCAGGACAACCGCAAGCAACTGCGCGCGTTCGAAGAATTGACCCGCCTGTGGGCCAGTCAGCAGGATCTGGACAAGCGCGGTGCCGAGCTGCAACAGCGCCAACTCGCAGCCCAGCAGGAACGCGAACGCCTGACTCAGGACGGAGTGAAAACCAAGGCCGAACTGACCGTCGCCGAACAGACCCTGACCGTCACCCGTGAGCTGCTGGAACGCCAACGCCTGGCCCGCAGCGAAAGTGTCGAGGAACTGCGCGCGCAGTTGCAGGACGATCAACCCTGCCCGGTTTGTGGCAGCCCGGATCATCCTTACCATCAGCCTGAAGCGCTGCTGCAAAGCCTCGGCCGGCATGATGAAAGCGAACTGACCAACGCGCAGAAAGCCGTTGACCTGCTAAAGGAAAAACTCACCGACCTGCGGGCCGAAGTGGGTGGTTTGATCGCGCAGCAAAAAGAACTGTTGCAACAACAGGAACAGCTCGCCAATCAACAACAAAGCCTGGCACCAAGCCTCGAAGCCCATCCACTGTCCGCACAGTTGCTGAACCAGGACGCCGCCAAACGCGACGCCTGGCTGACCCAGCAAAACAGCCAGTTGAACCAGAGCATCACCCAGGACGAACAACGCCAGAGCGCCCTGCTCACCCTGCAACAGGATGCCGCGCGACTGGCGCAACAGCTGCGCAGCGCCGAAACCGCGAGCCATCAAGCGACCCAGCACCTGAGCAATCAGCAACAGGCGTTGAGCAATGATCGCCAGCGTCTGGACGAAGAGTTGTCGGCGTTCAGCAGCCTGCTCCCGGCGGATACGTTGAAAGCCTTGCGCAACGAGCCGGCCGCGACCTTCATGCAGCTCGACCAACAGATCGCCCAGCGTCTGGAGCAACTCGAGCAGCAGCGCGACGAACTCGGCGAACAGCAACAACGTCAGCAGAAGCTTGAGAAAGAACAGGATCGACAACTGACGCGCGCCCAGCAATTGGAAGCCGCGCAACAGCAGTTCACGGTGTTGGCCGAGCAGCAACAAGCCTGTCAGCAAAAACTCGCGCAATTGCTTGGCCAACACAGCAGCGCCGAGCAATGGCAGCAGCAACTCGATCAAGCTGTCGAACAGGCGCGCCACGCCGAAGCCGCCGCCAATCAGGAACTGCAAACCGTGCGCACGCGGCTGGTGCAGTTGGCCGCCGAACTCAAGGCGCAGCAGGAGCGTTCCCAAGCGCTGGACACTGAAGATCGCGAGTTGAGCGGCAGGATCGCCGATTGGCGCGCGCAACATCCGGAACTGGATGACGGTGGCCTGGAAGCACTGCTGAGCGTCGACGACCACCAGGTCAGCGAACTGCGCCAGCAATTGCAGCACAGCGAAAAAGCCATTGAACAGGCCAAGGTGTTGGTCCAGGAGCGGGACAAGCGCCTGCTCGCTCATCAAGCCCAACACAACGGCAACCTCGACGCCGAACAACTGGCTAGCGCGCTGACAGAACTGCAAAACCTGTTTGCCGCCAGCGAACACCGCTGCGCCGAACTGCGCGCCGAGCAGGCTGAAGATCAGCGTCGGCAGAACGCCAATCAAGCCCTGGCCCAGCAGATTGCCGATGCCTATACCGAATACCAACGCTGGGCGCGCTTGAATGCCTTGATCGGTTCTGCCACTGGCGATACGTTCCGCAAGATCGCCCAGGCCTACAACCTCGACCTGCTGGTGCATCACGCGAACGTGCAATTGCGCCAATTGGTGCGGCGCTATCGTCTGAAGCGCGGCGGCAGCATGCTCGGTTTGCTGGTGATGGACACCGAGATGGGCGACGAACTGCGTTCGGTGCATTCGTTGTCCGGCGGCGAGACGTTCCTGGTGTCGTTGGCTTTGGCCCTCGGTTTGGCGTCGATGGCGTCGAGCACATTGAAGATCGAATCGTTGTTTATCGATGAAGGCTTCGGCAGCCTCGATCCGGAATCCCTGCAACTGGCCATGGACGCCCTCGACGGCTTGCAGGCGCAGGGGCGCAAGGTCGCGGTGATTTCCCACGTGCAGGAAATGCATGAACGGATCCCGGTGCAGATCCAGGTCCGTCGCCAGGGCAATGGCCTGAGCACGCTGGAGGTGAAATGA
- a CDS encoding BatD family protein has translation MTRFTAFLLALLFWTFQVQAAGLVASVDRSRLNSGETVELTLESTDVTLFGKPDLTPLESAFEVRGTRQVNQLTTINGDNRATTRWIITLLPKQNGSVEIPSLQLGEVRSQPITVQVVESENQDTEHTLAPVFIEASLDQSSVYVQAQAILTLRIYHSVSLYDDSSLTPLQIPDARIEQLGDSRTYEKVINGLRHGVIEMRYAIFPQHSGVLSIPTQVFSATLVQPAQDATSQGPKPGKLMRVSSAEIPLTVKAKPETYPADAPWLPARSLSLSESWSPEPDHAQVGDSLTRSLTLKAEGLASSQLPPLPATDINGLRRYPDQPVLGNQNSERGLIGSREDREALVPSHSGAIELPTVDVVWWNTFEDHLEHSSLPARTLQVTNNPSLMVDTPASTAPVNYAADSEALWWWKLSTMILACTTLLGFGLWWRARWQPAILRAAQTGPSPRTVLDELKRACQANDPHATRQALDAWARQQPETLADMAARFVPLSDALDGLNGALYSETGQHWQGEDLWRATRAIPIAERVQDPVGDSGLPPLYPK, from the coding sequence ATGACCCGCTTCACCGCTTTCTTGCTCGCCTTGCTGTTCTGGACGTTTCAGGTCCAGGCTGCAGGGTTGGTCGCCAGTGTCGATCGCAGTCGCCTGAATTCCGGCGAGACGGTCGAACTGACCCTGGAATCCACTGACGTGACGCTGTTCGGCAAACCCGACCTGACGCCGCTGGAGTCCGCGTTCGAAGTGCGCGGCACGCGCCAGGTCAACCAATTGACCACGATCAACGGCGACAACCGCGCCACCACACGCTGGATCATCACCTTGCTGCCCAAGCAGAACGGCAGCGTGGAGATTCCATCGCTGCAACTGGGCGAAGTGCGCAGCCAGCCGATCACTGTCCAAGTGGTCGAGAGCGAAAACCAGGACACCGAGCACACCCTGGCGCCGGTCTTCATCGAAGCCAGCCTCGACCAGAGCAGCGTGTACGTGCAGGCCCAGGCGATCCTGACCTTGCGCATCTACCACTCGGTGTCGCTGTACGACGACAGTAGCCTGACCCCGTTGCAAATCCCCGATGCACGGATCGAACAACTGGGCGATTCGCGCACCTATGAGAAGGTCATCAATGGCCTGCGCCATGGCGTGATCGAAATGCGCTACGCGATCTTTCCCCAGCACAGCGGCGTGCTCAGCATTCCGACCCAGGTGTTCAGCGCAACCCTGGTGCAACCGGCGCAGGACGCTACGTCCCAAGGGCCGAAACCGGGCAAGCTGATGCGCGTCAGCTCCGCCGAGATTCCGCTGACGGTCAAGGCCAAACCCGAGACTTACCCCGCCGATGCGCCGTGGCTGCCCGCGCGCAGCCTTAGTTTGAGCGAAAGCTGGAGCCCGGAACCGGATCACGCCCAGGTCGGCGATTCCCTGACCCGCAGCCTGACCTTGAAGGCCGAAGGCCTGGCCAGTTCGCAGCTACCGCCGCTGCCCGCCACCGACATCAACGGCTTGCGCCGCTACCCGGACCAACCGGTCCTGGGCAATCAGAACAGCGAACGCGGGCTGATCGGCAGTCGCGAAGACCGTGAAGCCTTGGTGCCTTCCCACAGTGGCGCCATCGAGTTGCCGACAGTGGACGTAGTCTGGTGGAACACTTTCGAAGACCACCTGGAACACAGCAGCCTGCCGGCGCGGACGCTGCAAGTGACCAATAATCCAAGCCTGATGGTCGACACCCCGGCGAGCACCGCCCCCGTGAATTACGCCGCCGACAGCGAAGCGCTGTGGTGGTGGAAACTCAGCACGATGATCCTGGCCTGCACCACGCTGCTGGGTTTCGGCCTGTGGTGGCGCGCGCGCTGGCAACCGGCGATCCTGCGGGCCGCGCAAACCGGCCCGAGCCCGCGCACCGTGCTCGACGAACTCAAACGCGCCTGCCAGGCCAACGACCCCCACGCCACCCGCCAGGCCCTCGACGCCTGGGCCCGGCAACAACCGGAAACCCTGGCCGACATGGCGGCGCGGTTCGTGCCGCTATCGGATGCCCTGGATGGCTTGAACGGCGCGCTGTACAGCGAAACCGGCCAGCACTGGCAAGGCGAAGACCTGTGGCGTGCGACCCGGGCGATCCCGATCGCCGAACGGGTTCAGGATCCGGTGGGCGATAGCGGGTTGCCGCCGCTTTATCCGAAGTAA